The following are encoded together in the Deinococcus soli (ex Cha et al. 2016) genome:
- a CDS encoding EAL and GGDEF domain-containing protein encodes MPEQRAQLLAAVFRRAPIGMALLGTDGSFLDVNDALCDLLDVPRADLLGCAARDVTHPADRPDDDMQVQRTLSGKQDGFERRRRYLRRDGSVVQAQAKVSLLAGTSGEPGALLLQVQDVTAMQDLTERLHLAVDATQDGIWDWRPPLGTLDCTDRCLLLGGVPLGGRTLRAWWRALPPGERPRLLRAYRRHAQGKADVINLEFRQRGADGVERWLALRGRVTGRDGSVITRVTGTLSDVTERVQAQRDMQVLLDNLPAMIGYWDAGLRNRFGNRAYLDWFGKTPQQMRGRHIRDVIGADSYRLNRPFMDAVLRGEPQVFDRTITDAAGRERHTELRYVPDVQGTEVRGFFALGTDVTARRVAEQALREQRELARVTLASIGDSVITTDPHGHVTFLNPVAQRMTGWTEAQAAGQPIETVMPLLDETTLRGAPNPLRAALHRREIMAMAGGTALRARSGALHSVEDSAAPILSDSGELLGAVIVFHDVTQTRAMALRMSHLAQHDTLTDLPNRVLLRDRIAQATTLAHRRGAAFAVLFLDLDHFKEVNDTLGHHAGDQLLREVARRLTGTLRASDTVSRQGGDEFIILLPEVSSAAHVQTVIGKLMAAVTAPYDLDGQAAHVTLSLGAALYPQDGADPDELLKHADAAMYRAKAEGRNRHHFYSRALHGEIQRQQQLRHDLRAALDAGQFWLAYQPKVNPASGELLGAEALLRWNSPDGPVSPATFIPVAEETGLIVPLGRWVLREACAQARRWADAGQPLAVSVNISAAQFADPTFVDTVQAELRASALSAHLLELEVTETLLMRHVEHVQRNLGVLRAQGVQVSIDDFGTGYSSLSYLHEFPVTTLKIDRSFLAPGRSGPQATALITAIIGLGRALNLQVIAEGVEQPAQVRALLDLGCAAMQGYLFAPPLPPAAFEAWRRDWPAQHAALTAQA; translated from the coding sequence ATGCCTGAGCAGCGCGCGCAGCTGCTGGCCGCCGTATTCCGCCGCGCACCCATCGGAATGGCGCTGCTGGGCACGGACGGCTCCTTCCTGGATGTCAACGACGCGCTGTGCGACCTGCTGGACGTCCCGCGCGCCGACCTGCTCGGCTGCGCCGCGCGGGACGTGACGCACCCCGCCGACCGGCCCGACGACGACATGCAGGTGCAGCGGACCCTGAGCGGCAAGCAGGACGGGTTCGAGCGGCGCCGCCGCTACCTGCGGCGCGACGGCAGTGTCGTGCAGGCGCAGGCCAAGGTCTCTCTGCTGGCGGGTACGTCGGGCGAACCGGGCGCGCTGCTGTTGCAGGTGCAGGACGTCACGGCCATGCAGGACCTGACCGAGCGGCTGCACCTGGCGGTGGACGCCACGCAGGACGGCATCTGGGACTGGCGGCCGCCGCTGGGCACCCTGGACTGCACCGACCGCTGCCTGCTGCTGGGCGGCGTGCCGCTGGGTGGTCGGACCCTGCGCGCCTGGTGGCGGGCCCTGCCGCCCGGCGAGCGGCCCCGGCTGCTGCGCGCCTACCGCCGGCACGCGCAGGGCAAGGCCGACGTCATCAATCTGGAGTTCCGCCAGCGTGGCGCGGACGGTGTCGAGCGCTGGCTGGCCCTGCGGGGCCGCGTCACGGGCCGTGACGGAAGCGTCATCACGCGCGTGACCGGCACGCTGTCGGACGTGACCGAGCGGGTGCAGGCGCAGCGGGACATGCAGGTGCTGCTGGACAACCTGCCCGCCATGATCGGCTACTGGGACGCCGGGCTGCGCAACCGCTTCGGGAACCGCGCGTATCTGGACTGGTTCGGGAAGACCCCGCAGCAGATGCGCGGGCGGCACATCCGGGACGTGATCGGCGCGGACTCGTACCGACTGAACCGCCCGTTCATGGACGCAGTCCTGCGCGGCGAGCCGCAGGTCTTCGACCGGACCATCACGGACGCGGCGGGTCGGGAGCGGCACACCGAACTGCGCTACGTCCCCGATGTGCAGGGCACAGAGGTCCGGGGCTTCTTCGCCCTGGGCACCGACGTCACCGCCCGGCGTGTGGCCGAGCAGGCGCTGCGCGAGCAGCGGGAACTGGCGCGCGTGACGCTGGCCAGCATCGGCGACAGCGTGATCACCACCGACCCGCACGGGCACGTCACGTTCCTGAACCCGGTCGCGCAGCGCATGACCGGCTGGACCGAGGCGCAGGCCGCCGGGCAGCCCATCGAGACGGTCATGCCGCTGCTGGACGAGACGACCCTGAGGGGCGCCCCGAACCCCCTGCGGGCCGCGCTGCACCGGCGCGAGATCATGGCCATGGCGGGCGGGACGGCGCTGCGTGCACGCAGCGGGGCGCTGCACAGCGTCGAGGATTCCGCCGCGCCGATCCTCAGTGACAGTGGGGAACTGCTGGGCGCCGTGATCGTCTTCCATGACGTGACGCAGACCCGCGCCATGGCGCTGCGCATGAGTCACCTCGCGCAGCACGACACGCTGACCGACCTGCCCAACCGCGTGCTGCTGCGCGACCGGATCGCGCAGGCGACCACCCTGGCCCACCGCCGGGGCGCGGCGTTCGCGGTGCTCTTTCTGGACCTCGACCACTTCAAGGAGGTGAACGACACGCTCGGGCACCACGCCGGGGACCAGCTGCTGCGCGAGGTGGCCCGCCGCCTGACCGGCACCCTGCGCGCCTCGGACACCGTCAGCCGCCAGGGCGGGGACGAGTTCATCATCCTGCTGCCCGAGGTGAGCAGCGCCGCGCACGTGCAGACCGTGATCGGCAAACTCATGGCGGCCGTCACCGCGCCGTACGACCTGGACGGGCAGGCGGCGCACGTCACGCTCAGCCTGGGCGCGGCCCTGTACCCGCAGGACGGCGCGGACCCCGACGAGCTGCTCAAGCACGCCGACGCCGCCATGTACCGCGCCAAGGCCGAGGGGCGCAACCGCCACCACTTTTACTCCCGCGCGCTGCACGGCGAGATCCAGCGGCAGCAGCAGCTGCGGCACGACCTGCGCGCCGCGCTGGACGCCGGGCAGTTCTGGCTGGCGTACCAGCCGAAGGTGAATCCCGCCAGCGGCGAACTGCTCGGCGCCGAGGCCCTGCTGCGCTGGAACAGTCCGGACGGCCCGGTGTCCCCCGCCACGTTCATCCCGGTCGCCGAGGAGACCGGACTGATCGTCCCGCTGGGCCGCTGGGTGCTGCGCGAGGCCTGCGCGCAGGCGCGCCGCTGGGCGGACGCCGGGCAGCCGCTGGCGGTGTCCGTGAACATCAGCGCGGCGCAGTTCGCCGACCCCACCTTCGTGGACACCGTGCAGGCCGAACTGCGCGCCAGCGCCCTGAGTGCGCACCTGCTGGAACTGGAGGTCACCGAGACGCTCCTGATGCGCCACGTCGAGCACGTGCAGCGCAACCTGGGCGTCCTGCGCGCCCAGGGCGTGCAGGTCAGCATCGACGATTTCGGCACCGGGTACTCCAGCCTCAGCTACCTGCACGAGTTCCCTGTGACCACCCTGAAGATCGACCGGTCGTTCCTCGCGCCCGGCCGCAGCGGCCCGCAGGCGACCGCGCTGATCACCGCCATCATCGGGCTGGGCCGCGCCCTGAACCTGCAGGTGATCGCCGAGGGTGTCGAGCAGCCTGCCCAGGTCCGGGCCCTGCTGGACCTGGGCTGCGCCGCCATGCAGGGCTACCTGTTCGCGCCGCCCCTGCCCCCGGCGGCCTTCGAGGCGTGGCGGCGCGACTGGCCCGCCCAGCACGCGGCCCTGACCGCCCAGGCCTAG
- a CDS encoding glycogen synthase: MRVVHVASEVFPFSRSGGLGDVLGALPAQQARLGAAVTVVSPWYADIAQPVREVWRGALDAPGSVPLADVRVGELVQGGVQFVFVGLGAFDRPGLYFPDDVWRFTQFARAVLPALERVGVTPDVLHAHDWQAGLVVALGRLAGLRAVFSVHNLQYQGRWNLIDGAGWTGLPDWAFTHEGLEFHGDVNLMKAGLVFASQVTTVSPTYAQEITTPEYGEGLEGLLVRLTHEGRLSGILNGLDQDRWDPRTDADITPFADVAGKAACGVALRAEFGLDDAPILGVVSRLAEQKGMDLLIGALPELTRDWNVVVLGGGDPRLEAGLREWDAHPRVAFAQGMNEPLAHRIYAGADAFAMPSRFEPCGLSQMIAMRYGTLPVVRETGGLVDTVPHEVGFRFAGATPQALTRACAEARLTFDDRAEWTARAAEAMSLDFSWDGPTREYLGLYARVLSVPPRPVAGLEGL; encoded by the coding sequence ATGCGTGTCGTGCATGTGGCGTCCGAGGTGTTCCCGTTCTCGCGGTCCGGTGGGCTGGGCGACGTGCTGGGTGCGCTGCCGGCGCAGCAGGCGCGGCTGGGCGCGGCGGTGACGGTGGTATCGCCGTGGTACGCGGATATCGCGCAGCCCGTGCGGGAGGTCTGGCGCGGGGCGCTGGACGCGCCGGGGTCGGTGCCGCTGGCGGACGTGCGGGTGGGAGAACTGGTGCAGGGCGGCGTGCAGTTCGTGTTCGTGGGGCTGGGCGCGTTCGACCGGCCTGGGCTGTACTTCCCGGATGACGTGTGGCGCTTCACGCAGTTCGCGCGCGCGGTACTGCCCGCGCTGGAGCGCGTGGGCGTCACGCCGGACGTTCTGCACGCGCACGACTGGCAGGCGGGACTGGTGGTGGCCCTGGGGCGCCTGGCGGGGCTGCGGGCGGTGTTCAGCGTGCACAACCTCCAGTACCAGGGGCGCTGGAACCTGATCGACGGGGCGGGCTGGACGGGCCTGCCGGACTGGGCGTTCACGCATGAGGGCCTGGAGTTCCACGGAGACGTGAATCTGATGAAGGCGGGGCTGGTGTTCGCGTCGCAGGTGACGACGGTCAGCCCGACGTACGCGCAGGAGATCACCACGCCCGAGTACGGCGAGGGCCTGGAGGGCCTGCTGGTGCGCCTGACGCACGAGGGGCGCCTGAGCGGCATCCTGAACGGCCTGGATCAGGACCGCTGGGACCCGCGGACGGACGCGGACATCACGCCGTTCGCGGACGTGGCGGGCAAGGCGGCGTGCGGGGTGGCGCTGCGCGCGGAGTTCGGGCTGGACGACGCGCCGATCCTGGGGGTGGTCAGTCGTCTGGCCGAGCAGAAGGGCATGGACCTGCTCATCGGGGCGCTGCCCGAACTGACGCGCGACTGGAACGTGGTGGTGCTGGGCGGCGGGGACCCGCGCCTGGAGGCGGGGCTGCGCGAGTGGGACGCTCACCCGCGGGTGGCGTTCGCGCAGGGCATGAACGAGCCGCTGGCGCACCGCATCTACGCGGGCGCGGACGCCTTCGCGATGCCCAGCCGTTTCGAGCCGTGCGGCCTGTCGCAGATGATCGCCATGCGCTACGGCACACTGCCCGTGGTGCGCGAGACGGGCGGGCTGGTGGACACCGTCCCGCACGAGGTGGGCTTCCGTTTCGCCGGGGCGACCCCGCAGGCGCTGACCCGGGCCTGTGCCGAGGCGCGACTGACCTTCGACGACCGTGCGGAGTGGACAGCCCGCGCCGCCGAGGCGATGAGTCTGGATTTCAGCTGGGACGGCCCGACCCGCGAGTACCTGGGCCTGTACGCCCGCGTCCTGAGCGTCCCGCCGCGCCCCGTGGCGGGCCTGGAGGGCCTGTGA
- a CDS encoding RNA methyltransferase gives MNLAVVLVSPKTPGNIGSAARAMLNMGARDLRLVAPRCDHLDSGAVAMAVHAADLLREAKVYPTLREALADRDLSVGTTARLRADLAPPQHPAYVRPLVRAAAAPALVFGPEETGLINSDLEQCQLAVRIPTGDYASLNLAQAVLLVCYEFLQGQEELPERQRKTATREEMEALYGHLRETMTLIGYTDAVRARHTLRLWRATLDRALMSSAESRLFRGLLRQVQWKVEDAAARGTTAPRQAPAPDAPELDLQATDDLPGS, from the coding sequence GTGAATCTCGCGGTGGTGCTCGTTTCTCCTAAAACTCCTGGCAATATCGGTTCGGCGGCGCGCGCCATGCTGAACATGGGGGCGCGGGACCTGCGGCTCGTCGCGCCGCGCTGCGATCACCTCGATTCCGGCGCGGTGGCGATGGCGGTCCACGCAGCGGACCTGCTGCGCGAGGCGAAGGTGTATCCGACGCTGCGCGAGGCGCTGGCCGACCGGGACCTGAGCGTGGGCACCACGGCCCGCCTGCGCGCGGATCTGGCTCCGCCGCAGCACCCGGCGTACGTGCGCCCGCTGGTGCGCGCGGCGGCGGCGCCCGCGCTGGTGTTCGGCCCGGAGGAGACCGGGCTGATCAACAGTGACCTGGAGCAGTGTCAGCTGGCGGTGCGCATCCCGACCGGGGATTACGCGAGCCTGAACCTCGCGCAGGCGGTGCTGCTGGTCTGCTACGAGTTCCTGCAGGGGCAGGAGGAACTGCCCGAGCGGCAGCGCAAGACCGCCACGCGCGAGGAGATGGAGGCCCTGTACGGGCACCTGCGCGAGACGATGACCCTGATCGGGTACACGGACGCGGTGCGGGCGCGGCACACGCTGCGGCTGTGGCGGGCGACGCTGGACCGGGCACTGATGAGCAGCGCCGAGAGCCGCCTGTTCCGCGGGCTGCTGCGCCAGGTGCAGTGGAAGGTGGAGGACGCCGCCGCGCGCGGCACGACCGCCCCCCGGCAGGCGCCCGCACCGGACGCCCCAGAGCTGGACCTCCAGGCCACGGACGACCTGCCGGGCAGCTGA
- a CDS encoding GAF domain-containing sensor histidine kinase: MTDAPAPRQPAPDALTPDLSPLPDGLPDALPETLDGAPVRGPRGFRLSDRVRVVRNVLPPLIVLVVGVVEFLISLLPGAALELWAHLLFYGLVGPAVTYFSVEWIAEGTRARERAERQLLDLYGELRVSHARLGAVQELMRDLSDAADMGAVLDVAARGAVRVTGAQRATLTVPGGLSGTASAEGESGGAAGPLHPLKVPVPGGGALALHFQEPPPADAEALAQALASEVARGVEAVRQRTLDLMTLYSVDQSIRAERNMRRLLGRVTHAMAGRVGAGARAVVLSDQDGVLRLEYAQDAHGERRGGVAPAFAQRVAHAEAALKATDEEASEVFPEARSVLGLPMRDEEGLVGVLLLGDPDPNAFDDARVSLLALMAGQATLAVRNARAYLYSEELAISDERARIAREIHDGVAQSLAFAALKLDVVARQIHTDPPKAEAEVRAATTLLREQIREVRRSIFALRPIDLERYGLLETVRRYVLDFGEQNNLRVHLNVSGDVHLAPGDEAVVFRILQESLNNVAKHARAQEVKVTLHGAEGVTLRVQDDGAGFDPDAITGRVSSAGGLGLLQMRERIEARGGLYRVLSSPGHGTLVEAELPQG; the protein is encoded by the coding sequence ATGACGGACGCTCCTGCGCCGCGCCAGCCTGCTCCTGACGCCCTGACCCCTGATCTCTCGCCCCTGCCGGACGGGCTGCCGGACGCCCTGCCGGAGACGCTGGACGGCGCGCCGGTGCGGGGGCCGCGGGGGTTCCGGCTGTCGGACCGGGTGCGGGTGGTGCGCAACGTCCTGCCGCCGCTGATCGTGCTGGTGGTGGGCGTGGTGGAGTTCCTGATCTCTCTGCTGCCCGGCGCGGCGCTGGAGCTGTGGGCGCACCTGCTGTTCTACGGACTGGTGGGGCCGGCGGTGACGTACTTCAGCGTGGAGTGGATCGCGGAGGGTACCCGCGCGCGCGAGCGGGCCGAGCGGCAGCTGCTGGACCTGTACGGCGAGCTGCGGGTGTCGCACGCGCGGCTGGGCGCGGTGCAGGAACTCATGCGGGACCTGTCGGACGCGGCGGACATGGGCGCGGTGCTGGACGTCGCGGCGCGCGGCGCGGTGCGCGTGACGGGGGCGCAGCGGGCGACGCTGACGGTGCCGGGCGGCCTGAGCGGCACGGCCAGCGCCGAGGGGGAGAGCGGCGGGGCGGCGGGGCCGCTGCATCCGCTGAAGGTGCCGGTGCCGGGCGGCGGGGCGCTGGCCCTGCACTTCCAGGAGCCGCCCCCGGCGGACGCCGAGGCGCTGGCGCAGGCGCTGGCCTCGGAGGTCGCGCGGGGTGTGGAGGCGGTGCGGCAGCGGACGCTGGACCTGATGACGCTGTACTCGGTGGATCAGAGCATCCGCGCCGAGCGCAACATGCGCCGCCTGCTGGGCCGCGTGACGCACGCCATGGCGGGCCGCGTGGGGGCCGGGGCGCGCGCAGTGGTCCTGAGCGATCAGGACGGTGTACTGCGGCTGGAGTACGCGCAGGACGCGCACGGCGAGCGCCGCGGCGGGGTGGCCCCGGCGTTCGCGCAGCGGGTCGCGCACGCGGAGGCCGCCCTGAAGGCCACGGACGAGGAGGCCAGCGAGGTGTTCCCGGAGGCCCGCAGCGTGCTGGGCCTGCCCATGCGGGATGAGGAGGGACTGGTGGGTGTGCTGCTGCTGGGCGACCCGGACCCGAACGCCTTCGATGACGCGCGGGTGTCGCTGCTGGCGCTGATGGCGGGGCAGGCGACGCTGGCGGTCCGCAACGCGCGGGCGTACCTGTACTCGGAGGAACTGGCGATCAGTGACGAGCGCGCCCGGATCGCGCGGGAGATTCACGACGGGGTGGCGCAGTCGCTGGCGTTCGCGGCGCTGAAGCTGGACGTGGTGGCCCGGCAGATCCACACTGACCCCCCGAAGGCGGAGGCGGAGGTGCGCGCCGCGACGACGCTGCTGCGCGAGCAGATCCGCGAGGTGCGCCGCTCGATCTTCGCGCTGCGGCCCATCGACCTGGAACGCTACGGACTGCTGGAGACGGTGCGCCGCTACGTGCTGGATTTCGGCGAGCAGAACAATCTGCGGGTGCATCTGAACGTCAGTGGGGACGTGCACCTCGCGCCGGGGGACGAGGCGGTCGTGTTCCGGATCCTGCAGGAGAGCCTGAACAACGTCGCCAAGCACGCCCGCGCGCAGGAAGTCAAGGTGACGCTGCACGGCGCGGAGGGGGTGACGCTGCGCGTGCAGGACGACGGGGCGGGCTTCGACCCGGACGCCATCACGGGCCGCGTGAGCAGCGCGGGCGGCCTGGGCCTGTTACAGATGCGCGAGCGGATCGAGGCGCGCGGCGGCCTGTACCGCGTGCTGTCCAGCCCCGGGCACGGCACCCTGGTCGAGGCGGAACTCCCGCAGGGGTGA
- a CDS encoding VOC family protein, with the protein MSGHVLGPVHTAIAVSDLTHELGYWQQVLGFTLLGITEVGGPLPEQETGVPGLRSRLAMLALHGQTVELYQPLAPGGRATYRPSPADIGSWHLAFRVADLGALIRDSAPWGWQVRGQVAVVTEGPGPVGARLAYLHNADGTILEFIQLPG; encoded by the coding sequence ATGAGCGGCCATGTCCTCGGGCCCGTCCACACGGCCATCGCCGTCAGCGACCTGACCCACGAACTCGGCTACTGGCAGCAGGTCCTGGGCTTCACCCTGCTCGGCATCACCGAGGTGGGCGGTCCCCTCCCCGAACAGGAAACCGGCGTGCCCGGCCTGCGCAGCCGCCTCGCGATGCTCGCCCTGCACGGCCAGACCGTCGAACTGTACCAGCCGCTCGCGCCAGGGGGCCGCGCCACGTACCGGCCCAGCCCGGCCGACATCGGCTCCTGGCACCTCGCGTTCCGCGTCGCGGACCTCGGCGCGCTGATCCGCGACAGCGCCCCCTGGGGCTGGCAGGTCCGGGGTCAGGTGGCGGTCGTCACCGAGGGACCCGGCCCGGTCGGCGCGCGACTGGCGTACCTGCACAACGCGGACGGCACCATCCTGGAATTCATCCAGCTGCCCGGCTGA
- the glgP gene encoding alpha-glucan family phosphorylase, with the protein MNVIGKVTVLPQLPPSIARLSELAYNLYWSWTPHAQALYEELDAPNWERFQHNPVRQLLEVPQARLEQAAADPAYLARYAKVMADFDAYMGKQDTWAAKNAAGMKPVAYFSMEYAFHESLPIYSGGLGVLAGDHCKSASDLGIPFTAVGMLFHQGYFRQLFDKDGWQNEAYDELDLTTLPITPALTEKGEEARVKVRIGERDVHVRIWNLNVGRIKVLLLDTNVPENSEDDRKLTARLYGGNQELRVQQYVLLGVAGIRALRVLNVPGDVYHMNEGHAALLGLERTREYVARGLDFKTALETVASSTLFTTHTPVAAGNDAFAYDLMDRYIGAWPAQLATSRDELYRLAEHEQMWDGHPVPTFSMTVFALNMSRAANGVSELHGEVSRDMWKFLYPGAQTEEVPIGHVTNGAHNLTFTSQAMRDLLGTVLPADWTERLEDEQMWEAVEKLTDQQLQDVQRDMKRDMITFVRGRMREQMLRNGASAADVAATDTLLDENTLTIGFARRFATYKRATLLFRDKARLSRIVNHPERPVQFVFAGKAHPADNPGKSFIQEIYKISQEPEFRGKIVILENYDMHVARHLVQGVDIWLNNPRRPLEASGTSGMKASFNGSPNLSILDGWWREGFDGTNGWPIGEEREYADLNVQDDADAFSMYHTLETDITPRYYGGLSGQPTWASTVRRAIQTVSPRFSMQRQVIDYVQKYYRPIAERGATLASGNSTRAREIAAWKGWVRQQWPYTTLTAQAQLPATARPGQSVPVTAQVNPAGINLDELRVEAVLNRGGHLTHVPLVSRGGGTYSAEIPLKDSGLYSVGVRMLPVIDGLSNDLEAGLIKWA; encoded by the coding sequence ATGAACGTCATTGGCAAGGTCACTGTGCTGCCTCAGCTGCCGCCCAGCATCGCGCGGCTGTCTGAACTGGCTTACAACCTCTACTGGTCGTGGACGCCTCACGCTCAGGCGCTGTACGAGGAACTCGACGCTCCAAATTGGGAGCGCTTCCAACACAACCCGGTCCGCCAGCTGCTCGAGGTGCCCCAGGCCCGCCTGGAACAGGCCGCCGCCGACCCCGCGTACCTCGCGCGCTACGCGAAGGTCATGGCCGACTTCGACGCCTACATGGGCAAGCAGGACACCTGGGCCGCGAAGAACGCCGCCGGCATGAAGCCGGTCGCGTACTTCAGCATGGAGTACGCCTTCCACGAGTCCCTGCCCATCTACTCCGGCGGTCTGGGCGTCCTCGCGGGCGACCACTGCAAGAGCGCCTCGGACCTCGGGATTCCCTTCACGGCGGTCGGCATGCTGTTCCACCAGGGCTATTTCCGGCAGCTGTTCGACAAGGACGGCTGGCAGAACGAGGCCTACGACGAACTCGACCTGACCACCCTGCCCATCACGCCCGCCCTGACCGAGAAGGGTGAAGAGGCGCGCGTGAAGGTCCGCATCGGCGAGCGCGACGTGCACGTCCGCATCTGGAACCTGAACGTGGGCCGCATCAAGGTGCTGCTGCTCGACACCAACGTCCCCGAGAACAGCGAGGACGACCGCAAGCTCACGGCGCGCCTGTACGGCGGCAACCAGGAACTGCGCGTGCAGCAGTACGTCCTGCTGGGCGTCGCGGGCATCCGCGCGCTGCGCGTCCTGAACGTCCCCGGCGACGTGTACCACATGAACGAGGGCCACGCCGCGCTGCTGGGCCTGGAACGCACCCGCGAGTACGTGGCGCGCGGCCTGGACTTCAAGACCGCCCTGGAAACGGTCGCCAGCTCGACGCTGTTCACCACGCACACGCCCGTCGCCGCCGGGAACGACGCCTTCGCGTACGACCTGATGGACCGCTACATCGGCGCGTGGCCCGCGCAGCTGGCCACCAGCCGCGACGAACTGTACCGGCTGGCCGAGCACGAGCAGATGTGGGACGGCCACCCGGTCCCGACCTTCTCCATGACGGTGTTCGCGCTGAACATGAGCCGCGCGGCGAACGGCGTGTCCGAACTGCACGGCGAGGTCAGCCGCGACATGTGGAAGTTCCTGTACCCCGGCGCACAGACCGAGGAGGTGCCGATCGGGCACGTCACGAACGGCGCGCACAACCTCACCTTCACGTCCCAGGCGATGCGGGACCTTCTGGGCACCGTGCTGCCCGCCGACTGGACCGAGCGACTGGAAGACGAGCAGATGTGGGAAGCCGTCGAGAAGCTGACGGATCAGCAGCTGCAGGACGTGCAGCGCGACATGAAGCGCGACATGATCACCTTCGTGCGCGGCCGCATGCGCGAGCAGATGCTGCGCAACGGGGCGTCGGCCGCCGACGTGGCCGCCACCGACACCCTCCTCGACGAGAACACCCTGACCATCGGCTTCGCGCGCCGCTTCGCGACGTACAAGCGCGCCACGCTGCTGTTCCGCGACAAGGCCCGCCTGAGCCGCATCGTGAACCACCCCGAGCGCCCCGTGCAGTTCGTGTTCGCCGGGAAGGCCCACCCCGCCGACAACCCCGGCAAATCCTTCATCCAGGAGATCTACAAGATCAGCCAGGAACCCGAGTTCCGCGGCAAGATCGTCATCCTGGAGAACTACGACATGCACGTCGCGCGTCACCTCGTGCAGGGCGTGGACATCTGGCTGAACAACCCCCGCCGCCCCCTGGAGGCCTCCGGCACCAGCGGCATGAAGGCCAGCTTCAACGGCAGCCCCAACCTGTCCATCCTCGACGGCTGGTGGCGCGAAGGCTTTGATGGCACGAACGGCTGGCCGATCGGTGAGGAACGCGAGTACGCCGACCTGAACGTCCAGGACGACGCGGACGCCTTCAGCATGTACCACACGCTGGAAACCGACATCACCCCCCGCTACTACGGCGGCCTGAGCGGCCAGCCCACCTGGGCGTCCACGGTGCGCCGCGCCATCCAGACGGTCAGCCCGCGCTTCTCCATGCAGCGTCAGGTGATCGACTACGTGCAGAAGTACTACCGGCCCATCGCCGAGCGCGGCGCGACACTCGCCAGCGGCAACAGCACCCGCGCCCGCGAGATCGCCGCGTGGAAGGGCTGGGTGCGCCAGCAGTGGCCCTACACCACCCTGACCGCCCAGGCGCAGCTGCCCGCCACCGCCCGCCCCGGCCAGAGCGTCCCCGTGACCGCGCAGGTGAACCCCGCCGGGATCAACCTGGACGAACTGCGCGTCGAGGCCGTCCTGAACCGCGGCGGTCACCTGACCCACGTGCCCCTGGTCAGCCGCGGCGGCGGCACGTACAGCGCCGAGATTCCCCTGAAGGACAGCGGCCTGTACTCGGTGGGCGTGCGGATGCTGCCCGTCATCGACGGGCTGAGCAACGACCTGGAAGCGGGCCTGATCAAGTGGGCCTGA
- a CDS encoding carboxymuconolactone decarboxylase family protein, translating into MSEQLERGKRKRAQVMGQEYVDRAFTGDPEAFGADYQRFLTEYAWGAAWGRGNLTDRERHMVTLGILAALGREREFEGHVRATRNTGVSERDLSDVLHQVAIYAGVPAGLSGFTMARRVLEEQE; encoded by the coding sequence ATGAGCGAGCAACTGGAACGCGGGAAACGCAAACGCGCGCAGGTCATGGGGCAGGAGTACGTGGACCGGGCGTTCACTGGGGATCCCGAGGCGTTCGGCGCGGACTACCAGCGCTTCCTGACCGAGTACGCCTGGGGCGCCGCGTGGGGCCGCGGGAACCTGACCGACCGCGAGCGGCACATGGTCACCCTGGGCATCCTGGCGGCGCTGGGTCGCGAGCGGGAGTTCGAGGGGCACGTCCGCGCGACCCGCAACACGGGTGTCAGCGAACGTGACCTGAGTGACGTGCTGCATCAGGTGGCGATCTACGCGGGCGTCCCGGCGGGCCTGAGCGGGTTCACGATGGCCAGGCGGGTGCTGGAGGAGCAGGAGTAG